A region from the Sulfurimonas sp. genome encodes:
- a CDS encoding replication/maintenance protein RepL, with amino-acid sequence METERKKHTLGSKKNIIYEENCSFRDNITGEVTNTRNRVLRKVEKTPDFIMLFTEHVAFLENLNTGEKGVLAQILQNFVGIRNIVLLSSGTKQDMAKALGVGISSIQKATKSLLDKQILIKGIIKENQIYLNPHLFGKGNWENIHKLRQEVAYDFDFEKLEMKESRRLATQYEDESELHDTEIISAEEYRDEKGVLVQDIHIQDKDKSPVAAATDNNSGLMILNAQNESKKLAIEEMQLKIKMKEMGIL; translated from the coding sequence GTGGAGACAGAAAGAAAAAAACATACTTTAGGAAGTAAAAAAAATATTATCTACGAAGAGAACTGCTCCTTTAGAGATAATATAACGGGAGAAGTAACAAACACACGTAATAGAGTGCTTAGAAAAGTAGAAAAAACACCTGACTTTATTATGCTCTTCACCGAACATGTGGCTTTCTTAGAGAATCTAAACACTGGCGAAAAAGGAGTATTGGCTCAAATCCTTCAAAATTTTGTCGGCATTCGAAATATAGTGCTCCTTTCTTCGGGCACGAAGCAGGATATGGCTAAAGCCTTGGGTGTTGGAATTAGCTCTATTCAAAAAGCGACAAAATCCCTTCTCGATAAACAAATCCTTATCAAGGGAATAATAAAAGAGAATCAAATTTACCTTAATCCGCACCTTTTTGGAAAAGGTAATTGGGAAAACATTCATAAATTGCGACAAGAAGTCGCGTATGATTTTGACTTTGAAAAGCTAGAAATGAAAGAGAGTAGGAGGCTCGCAACACAATATGAAGATGAAAGCGAACTGCATGACACCGAAATAATCAGTGCAGAAGAGTATCGAGACGAAAAAGGAGTCCTTGTGCAAGATATCCACATTCAAGATAAAGACAAATCCCCCGTCGCAGCAGCAACCGACAACAACAGTGGACTAATGATTTTAAACGCTCAAAACGAAAGTAAAAAACTCGCAATTGAAGAGATGCAACTTAAAATCAAGATGAAAGAAATGGGCATTTTATAA